From Cryptococcus neoformans var. neoformans B-3501A chromosome 6, whole genome shotgun sequence, the proteins below share one genomic window:
- a CDS encoding hypothetical protein (HMMPfam hit to Bac_surface_Ag, Surface antigen, score: 95.9, E(): 1e-25), whose translation MDPNAEDRPKSVQVAEVDIESPEKPQPERAPRTDFGRTENPIVPPPIQAPLASSIFRQALGTERPPPIGPALATEPITEDPEKVRQWQEEEFQRRLRGEYEQAQRRVGEVVTSNMERPLRLTSIRLAPPPPTTRSSFTSALLSPFLSKPHPNVPSWLHPAPPPPTTLHQILLTTRALVQHVDKFGVYDMDHSGVRLEPRRGGDPDEVELVLALREKGRLFLKAGTEIGGGEGGGNVTARIRNVFGGAETLEGTASLGTKTKSAYQVSLSTPLFASPLLSFALSAFSLDRDNSAFASHRERAQGGRAKLSAITPWGTHDLQYELVDREIDRLTRNASVSIRELAVPSTKSSISHTWTSDTRDDPWMGTSGRLLKMTHEYAGLPGSSKFAHFFKSITQSQLSRELLPGSGIHYSIASLTTLLYPLFPHSPTSPSTTYLPDRTFLGGPNSIRGWKVGGVGRRDGPDSLGGDMSWALGLSVFAPIPKKEHWPLKLHAFLNGGKVVAYDTSRGFAENIAKMYSTPNLSVGLGLVYRLEPLRVELNFAMPLIGRKGERMARGFGVGVGIEFL comes from the exons ATGGACCCAAACGCAGAAGACAGGCCCAAGTCGGTCCAAGTAGCTGAGGTTGACATTGAGTCTCCGGAAAAACCTCAACCTGAGCGTGCTCCAAGGACCGATTTTGGTAGAACA GAGAATCCCATAGTGCCACCGCCCATACAAGCACCTCTGGCCAGCTCAATCTTTAGACAGGCTCTTGGTACCGAAAGGCCACCTCCAATCGGTCCAGCACTTGCTACAGAGC CTATCACGGAGGATCCGGAGAAGGTTCGACAATggcaagaggaggagttCCAGCGTAGGCTTAGGGGAGAGTATGAACAGGCTCAAAGACGCGTCGGTGAAGTT GTAACGAGCAACATGGAACGACCTCTTCGCTTGACGTCTATTCGccttgctcctcctccacctacTACTCGGTCTTCTTTCACTTCAGCCTTGCTCTCACCCTTCTTATCAAAACCTCACCCTAACgttccttcttggcttcACCCggcccctcctcccccaaCTACCCTCCATCAGATTCTCTTGACAACGCGAGCATTGGTGCAGCATGTAGACAAATTCGGCGTGTATGACATGGATCACTCTGGTGTGCGACTTGAGCCTAGGAGAGGTGGGGACCCGGATGAGGTTGAATTGGTGCTTGCTttgagagaaaagggaagacTGTTCTTGAAGGCTGGCACTGAGATCGGTGGTGGGGAAGGCGGAGGC AATGTCACCGCAAGAATACGAAATGTCTTTGGTGGCGCCGAGACCTTGGAAGGAACAGCGTCTTTAGGTACCAAGACTAAGTCAGCCTACCAGGTCTCCCTTTCCACTCCTCTTTTcgcttctcctcttctttccttcgcCCTCTCTGCTTTCTCTCTTGACAGAGACAATTCAGCTTTCGCCTCTCATCGCGAACGTGCCCAAGGCGGAAGGGCTAAATTAAGCGCAATCACCCCATGGGGTACCCATGATCTCCAGTACGAGCTCGTAGACCGCGAGATTGATCGATTGACTCGCAATGCGTCTGTCTCCATCCGCGAGCTCGCTGTTCCATCCACCAAATCGTCCATCTCTCATACTTGGACTTCTGATACTCGAGATGACCCATGGATGGGTACTTCCGGTCGTCTTCTTAAAATGACACATGAGTATGCCGGCTTGCCCGGTTCCTCCAAGTTTGctcacttcttcaagtcCATCACACAATCACAACTCTCTCGGGAGCTTTTACCTGGTTCCGGTATC CACTACTCGATCGCTTCTCTGACCACCCTTCTCTacccccttttccctcatTCGCctacctctccttccacaaCTTATCTCCCCGATCGTACCTTCCTTGGTGGACCCAACTCCATCCGAGGCTGGAAGGTTGGAGGTGTTGGCCGTCGAGATGGCCCAGACTCTCTTGGAGGCGATATGAGTTGGGCCTTGGGTCTGTCAGTGTTCGCGCCTATACCGAAGAAAGAGCACTGGCCACTGAAGCTTCATGCATTCTTAAACGGTGGCAAGGTCGTCGCATATGATACTT CGAGGGGCTTTGCGGAAAATATTGCGAAGATGTACTCTACACCCAACCTTAGTGTTGGCCTTGGTCTGGTCTACCGTCTTGAGCCGCTGAGGGTTGAGCTCAATTTTGCAATGCCATTGATAGgcaggaagggagagaggatGGCTAGAGGCTTTGGTGTAGGCGTTGGGATTGAGTTCTTGTGA
- a CDS encoding hypothetical protein (HMMPfam hit to Ras, Ras family, score: 28.6, E(): 1.7e-11; HMMPfam hit to efhand, EF hand, score: 41.0, E(): 3.3e-09) has translation MPRRDLVRIVLVGDDGVGKSSIITSLIKEAFVTNVPHVVPEVTIPPEITPENFTTSIVDTSSNPRSRPHLLSSISRAHVICLVYSIADPSSFDRVAEYWLPLFRREGINVPVILVGNKIDLRGGRVTNQGLEDESAPIMREFKEVETVVECSALLPLNVSEVFYFAQKAVLHPTAPLYDSREHTLKPKCLEALKRIFTISDVDKDGLLNAHELNQFQQKCFSTPLQSQELDGILEIVRSYDPYAVQPLPSSSPNTPLSRDSSYGQLHYFNNNVVPPSPPQEGITELGFLYLHTMFIQQGRMETTWTVLRKFGYGESLDLREDFLAPKFDVPSDCSVELSPLGNQFLTDIFEAYDKDQDGALSQNELDDLFSTSPGNPWLSQGFPDTTITDDMGRVTLQGWLAQWSMTTLLNHRTTLNYLAYLGYSSSPATDLPTPTALHVTRPRKQDRRQRKVTRNVFLCYVLGATGSGKTSLLRSFVNRPFKGGEDGLGGYEPTTKVLSVVNSVEMEGVEKYLVLQEFGSKYESEILRNSKRLDMADIIIYVHDSSDTNSFSYISNLRQQYSLDHIPSIFVATKSDLDLAQQRHEVQPDVYCRRLGLQAPMAVSSRLGPLHNLWVAITRVALDPTSSLPRGPRSQMSPAQRIRVVARWGLAATTISAIVAVWMKWQGYSFKGIWGWMAKFAGLRT, from the exons ATGCCCCGACGTGACTTGGTTCGCATTGTgctggttggagatg ATGGCGTCGGAAAGTCATCTATCATCACTTCGCTCATCAAAGAAGCATTCGTCACAAAT GTACCACATGTTGTCCCAGAAGTGACCATTCCACCAGAAATAACACCGGAGAACTTTACAACCTCTATCGTCGATACCTCTT CGAACCCAAGGTCGAGGCCACACCTTCTCAGCTCTATATCCCGAGCCCATGTCATTTGCTTGGTCTATTCTATTGCCGATCCAAGCTCCTTCGATCGGGTAGCAGAGTATTGGTTGCCGTTGTTCAGAAGAGAGGGTATCAAT GTCCCTGTCATTCTTGTTGGCAACAAGATCGACTTACGTGGTGGAAGGGTCACCAACCAAGGGTTAGAGGATGAAAGTGCGCCGATCATGCGCGAATTCAAA GAAGTGGAGACAGTTGTGGAGTGTTCCGCTTTACTGCCTCTCAACGTTTCGGAAGTCTTTTATTTCGCTCAGAAGGCTGTTTTACACCCCACTGCCCCCCTTTATGATTCCCGAGAACAT ACCTTGAAACCCAAATGCCTGGAAGCGTTAAAGCGAATATTCACCATTTCTGATGTAGACAAGGACGGTCTTCTCAATGCTCACGAGCTGAACCAATTCCAA CAAAAATGTTTCTCTACACCTCTTCAATCCCAAGAACTTGATGGCATTCTCGAAATTGTCCGATCTTATGATCCTTACGCAGTCCAaccccttccctcctcctctcccaacaCCCCTCTATCTCGTGATTCTTCATATGGCCAATTACATTATTTCAACAACAATGTCGtcccgccttctcctcctcaagagGGCATAACGGAGCTCGGTTTCTTGTACCTGCATACAATGTTCATTcagcaaggaagaatggagaCTACATGGACAGTTCTAAGGAAGTTTGGTTATGGGGAGAGTCTGGATTTGAGAGAGGACTTTTTGGCCCCAAAGTTCGATGTGCCGTCCGATTGCTCGGTAGAATTGAGTCCATTGGGTAACCAGTTCTTGACGGACATCTTTGAGGCATATGACAAG GATCAAGATGGAGCTCTTTCTCAGAATGAGCTTGACGACCTTTTCTCAACATCTCCTGGGAATCCATGGCTTTCACAAGGCTTTCCTGACACGACCATTACGGACGATATGGGTAGAGTCACGCTCCAGGGATGGTTAGCGCAATGGAG TATGACAACGCTTCTCAACCACCGTACGACGCTTAACTACCTCGCCTA CCTCGGatactcttcctctcccgccACCGATCTTCCTACTCCCACAGCCCTCCATGTCACTCGTCCACGTAAACAGGACCGGCGCCAACGCAAAGTCACCCGCAATGTCTTTTTGTGCTATGTTTTGGGTGCTACTGGCTCCGGTAAGACTAGCTTGTTACGCTCGTTTGTAAACAGACCGTTCAAaggtggtgaggatggTTTGGGGGGGTATGAGCCAACAACGAAGGTATTGAGTGTCGTGAATTCTGTTGAAATGGAGGGCGTGGAGAAGTACTTGGTC TTGCAAGAATTTGGGTCAAAGTATGAGAGTGAAATATTACGAAATAGTAAACGATTGGATATGGCAGATATCATTATTTACGTTCACGATTCAAGTGATAcaaactccttctcctACATTTCCAATCTTCGA CAACAGTATTCTTTAGATCATATCCCTTCCATATTTGTGGCTACCAAATCCGATCTCGATTTAGCTCAGCAACGGCACGAAGTCCAACCCGATGTCTACTGCCGCCGTCTGGGCCTCCAGGCACCCATGGCCGTGTCTTCCCGATTAGGACCTCTACACAATCTCTGGGTAGCCATTACTCGTGTCGCCCTTGATCCCAcatcatcccttcctcgcGGGCCGAGATCGCAAATGTCACCTGCCCAGAGGATACGGGTGGTTGCCCGTTGGGGTTTGGCAGCGACAACGATTAGCGCGATCGTGGCTGTGTGGATGAAGTGGCAGGGATATAGCTTCAAGGGTATATGGGGCTGGATGGCCAAATTTGCTGGGTTAAGAACATGA
- a CDS encoding hypothetical protein (HMMPfam hit to UBX, UBX domain, score: 61.3, E(): 2.5e-15) has protein sequence MAPSSQDISQFTAITQASEDEAVHWLESSGSLEAAVQDYLTAQDAAGTAGAGDDLPGNEAPSLATTGGASGARTLSGAPVQDTVPAGWGQPQRSQFGRIQHNDNDRGDDDKDPEELFAGGGKNSGLAVQNPDDAPGSGNSLVDKILKAASRNGAPPPRSNEPAAPPGRSAFFGGAGNTLGSDETPSTSVASEQPSQSPGPSVQTGGMPGGFGGLGAIPPGLMEQLMNQMSGRSGAPPSALSPGPSNIDHIDPSRISTDENGETVVHRSLTFWRNGFSIEDGPLLAYDEPQNRHLLQALEEGRAPSAAFGVPFDQRVNVEVHQRRREDYVAPKKKMKAFVGGGQRLGDAVPEVASGSASPMPGSLPTSSSNIGENTGRGTSGETKFEVDPSKPTTNIQLRFGDGSRQVARVNLDHTIADLRSYVTAARSDSRPFVLQTTFPSKELSDMNETVEGAKLQNAVVVQRFV, from the exons ATGGCCCCGTCATCCCAAG ATATCTCCCAGTTCACTGCCATTACGCAGGCGTCGGAGGATGAAGCCGTCCACTGGCTCGAGTCCAGTGGCAGTCTCGAG GCCGCAGTGCAGGACTACTTGACTGCCCAGGATGCTGCTGGTACCGCTGGAGCAGGGGACGATCTCCCTGGTAATGAAGCACCTAGTCTGGCTACTACTGGCGGAGCCTCTGGTGCTCGCACCCTTTCCGGTGCTCCGGTCCAAGATACTGTTCCCGCCGGATGGGGTCAACCTCAAAGATCTCAATTTGGACGTATTCAGCATAATGATAATGACCGAGGCGATGATGACAAAGACCCTGAAGAACTCTTcgctggtggaggcaagAACAGTGGGTTAGCCGTCCAGAATCCTGATGATGCTCCGGGGTCTGGCAACTCTTTGGTGGATAAGATCCTGAAGGCTGCTAGTAG GAACGGCGCCCCCCCTCCTCGGTCAAATGAGCCTGCTGCGCCACCCGGCCGTTCGGCCTTCTTTGGCGGAGCAGGTAACACTCTCGGCTCTGACGAAACTCCTTCAACTTCCGTAGCCTCTGAGCaaccttctcaatctcccGGACCTTCAGTTCAGACCGGGGGGATGCCTGGAGGTTTTGGTGGTCTTGGGGCTATTCCCCCTGGATTGATGGAGCAACTCATGAATCAGATGAGTGGTCGATCTGGCGCACCTCCTTCTGCTCTGTCACCTGGACCTAGCAACATTGATCACATTGATCCTTCTCGAATCTCTACCGATGAGAACGGCGAGACTGTCGTTCACCGTAGCCTCACTTTCTGGCGAAACGGCTTCTCTATTGAAGACGGCCCTTTGCTCGCGTACGATGAGCCCCAGAACAGGCACCTTCTCCAAGCATTGGAAGAGGGCCGAGCTCCCTCAGCTGCATTCGGTGTGCCTTTCGATCAGAGAGTGAATGTGGAGGTTCAtcagaggagaagagaggattATGTAGCTccgaagaaaaagatgaaggcgTTTGTAGGTGGTGGTCAGAGATTGGGCGATGCTGTGCCGGAAGTGGCGAGCGGTAGCGCTAGTCCCATGCCTGGATCATTGCCtacctcatcttccaacatTGGTGAAAACACTGGTAGAGGTACTTCGGGCGAAACCAAGTTTGAAGTGGATCCTTCCAAACCCACGACAAACATACAGTTGCGTTTCGGTGATGGCTCTCG GCAAGTAGCCCGGGTCAACCTGGATCACACCATTGCCGACTTGCGTTCGTACGTCACTGCTGCTCGTTCCGACTCTCGACCTTTTGTTCTCCAAACCACTTTCCCTTCAAAGGAGCTTTCAGACATGAACGAGACGGTAGAAGGAGCCAAGTTGCAAAATGCCGTGGTTGTCCAACGTTTTGTTTAG
- a CDS encoding hypothetical protein (HMMPfam hit to DUF706, Family of unknown function (DUF706), score: 712.3, E(): 2.8e-211): MHAPEINNHIKGEAVKLDKVSDEIDEVNVLKLKQKDAVEKTQAEIDYDLASKFDQEKDKAAFRQYEEACDRVKNFYAEQHLKQTYEYNVKIRQEFRNTVRARMSIWEAMELLDNLVDESDPDTSVGQIEHLLQTAEAIRRDGKPEWMQLTGLIHDLGKLLCFFGADGQWDVVGDTFVVGCQFSDKIIYPDTFKANPDYNNPKLNTKYGVYEPNCGLDNVLLSWGHDEYMYEICKNQSTLPQEALAMIRYHSFYPWHREGAYQHLMNEKDHSQLKAVKAFNPYDLYSKSDDPPKKEELKPYYQSIISKFFPAEVQW; the protein is encoded by the exons ATGCACGCTCCCGAAATCAACAACCACATCAAGGGCGAAGCCGTCAAGCTCGACAAGGTTTCTGACGAGATTGACGAGGTCAACGTCTTGAAGCTCAAGCAGAAGGACGCTGTGGAGAAGACTCAAGCTGAGATCGACTACGACCTCGCAAGCAAGTTTGaccaggagaaggacaaggcTGCTTTCAGGCAGTACGAGGAAGCTTGTGACCGTGTCAAGAACTTCTACGCT GAGCAACACTTGAAGCAGACCTACGAGTACAATGTCAAGATCCGACAAGAATTCCGCAACACTGTCCGTGCTCGCATGTCCATCTGGGAAGCAATGGAGCTCCTCGACAACCTCGTTGACGAGTCCGACCCGGACACCTCTGTTGGACAGATTGAGCACCTTCTTCAGACAGCTGAGGCTATTCGACGAGACGGCAAGCCCGAGTGGATGCAACTCACCGGTTTAATCCACGATCTCGGCAAGcttctctgcttcttcggTGCCGACGGTCAGTGGGATGTTGTCGGCGACACTTTCGTCGTGGGCTGCCAGTTCTCCGACAAGATTATCTACCCCGACACCTTCAAGGCTAACCCCGATTACAACAACCCCAAGTTGAACACCAAGTACGGTGTCTACGAGCCAAACTGTGGTTTGGACAACGTTTTGCTTAGCTGGGGTCACGATGAGTACATGTACGAGATCTGCAAGAACCAATCTACTC TTCCCCAAGAAGCTCTTGCTATGATCCGATATCACTCTTTCTACCCTTGGCACCGAGAAGGTGCCTACCAGCACCTCATGAACGAGAAGGACCACTCGCAGCTCAAGGCTGTCAAGGCATTCAACC CCTACGACCTCTACTCCAAGTCTGACGACCCccccaagaaggaggagctCAAGCCTTACTACCAAAGCATAATCTCCAAGTTCTTCCCCGCTGAGGTCCAATGGTAG
- a CDS encoding hypothetical protein (Match to EST gb|CF190831.1|CF190831; HMMPfam hit to Yippee, Yippee putative zinc-binding protein, score: 81.1, E(): 2.8e-21) yields MSTTASLDLHYLPDDKPVFACHSCSKVVLMPKKALQDELVSKAFNGRSGRAYLMNSTINTSLGKIEERKLLTGTHTVADLLCASCKESLGWMYIKAPNGDQRYKEGGALP; encoded by the exons ATGTCAACTACTGCGTCTCTCGATCTTCACTACCTCCCAGATGATAAGCCCGTTTTTGCGTGCCATTCATGTTCGAAGGTGGTC CTAATGCCAAAGAAGGCTCTTCAAGATGAGCTAGTTTCGAAAGCCTTTAATGGGCGATCGGGTCGAGCGTA CCTGATGAACTCGACGATCAATACTTCACTGGGGAAAATTGAAGAACGAAAGCTTCT AACTGGGACGCACACTGTCGCCGACCTTCTTTGTGCTTCATGCAAGGAATCGCTGGGATGGATGTACATCAAGGCGCCAAATGGTGACCAGCGATACAAAGAAGGTGGCGCCCTTCCATAG
- a CDS encoding hypothetical protein (Match to EST gb|CF187353.1|CF187353; HMMPfam hit to BATS, Biotin and Thiamin Synthesis associated domain, score: 147.3, E(): 3.3e-41; HMMPfam hit to Radical_SAM, Radical SAM superfamily, score: 91.7, E(): 1.8e-24), with product MSFARSLRPVLRSTAPTASRGHAVAVDAPFLPPSPSVQQSEKRRYVDGDVRHDWRRSEIQKVFDAPLMEIIYRAATVHRLHQDASRIQLCTLMNIKTGGCTENCKYCSQSSSYKTPTKASRLVSIEPVLEAARQAKANGSTRFCMGAAWRDLAGRKSGFEKILEMVKEVRGMGMEVCTTLGMLSPEQAIRLKEAGLSAYNHNLDTSREFYPEVVTSRSYDDRLSTIAAVREAGISVCSGGILGLGERDEDRVGLIHEVSRMPEHPESFPVNTLVPIPGTPLEGNEPVKVHTVLRTIATARIVLPKTIIRLAAGRHEFSETEQAMAFMAGANAIFTGEKMLTTPCSGWDEDKAMLDRWGLRGQRSFEDKESLEVPLKADQVETGASAVI from the exons ATGTCTTTTGCACGCTCGCTCCGCCCAGTCCTCAGAAGCACGGCTCCCACAGCTTCCCGTGGCCATGCTGTCGCGGTCGACGcccctttcctccctccttcgCCCTCAGTTCAGCAGTCAGAGAAGCGAAGGTATGTCGATGGCGACGTTAGGCATGACTGGCGAAGGAGCGAGATCCAGAAGGTCTTTGATGCTCCATTGATGGAGATCATCTACCGAGCG GCTACTGTGCACAGGCTGCACCAGGACGCCTCTAGGATCCAGCTTTGTACTCTTATGAATATCAAAA CCGGTGGATGCACTGAAAACTGCAAATACTGCTCCCAATCATCCTCCTACAAGACACCCACAAAAGCTTCCCGGCTCGTCAGCATTGAGCCTGTGCTTGAAGCTGCTCGTCAAGCCAAGGCCAACGGCTCCACTAGATTCTGCATGGGTGCTGCTTGGAGAGACTTGGCCGGTAGAAAGAGTGGATTCGAAAAGATCTTGGAAATGGTTAAAGAGGTCAGGGGTATGGGAATGGAGG TCTGCACGACTTTGGGTATGCTCTCTCCTGAGCAAGCTATCCGGCTCAAGGAAGCTGGTCTCAGCGCCTATAACCACAACCTTGACACTTCTCGAGAATTCTATCCCGAG GTTGTCACCTCACGATCATACGATGATCGATTGAGCACCATTGCTGCCGTGCGAGAAGCTGGTATCTCAGTCTGTTCTGGTGGCATCCTCGGTTTGGGAGAGCGGGATGAGGATCGTGTCGGATTGATCCACGAGGTTTCCAG GATGCCCGAGCACCCTGAGTCTTTCCCCGTCAACACACTTGTCCCTATCCCTGGTACTCCCCTCGAAGGCAACGAGCCTGTCAAGGTCCACACCGTCCTCCGAACCATCGCTACTGCCCGTATCGTTCTTCCCAAGACCATCATTCGTCTCGCCGCTGGCCGACACGAATTCAGCGAGACCGAACAAGCCATGGCCTTCATGGCCGGTGCCAATGCCATCTTCACTGGCGAGAAGATGCTCACCACCCCTTGCTCCGGATGGGATGAGGACAAGGCTATGTTGGACAGGTGGGGTCTCAGGGGCCAGAGAAGCTttgaggacaaggagagtTTGGAAGTGCCTTTGAAGGCTGATCAGGTGGAGACTGGCGCGAGCGCTGTGATTTAG